From Pelotomaculum schinkii, the proteins below share one genomic window:
- a CDS encoding S1 RNA-binding domain-containing protein yields the protein MPIELGSIVEGVVTGITNFGAFIELPGGATGLVHISEIAEVYVKDVHDFLKAGDKVMVKVISVDPKGKIGLSIKQANPSARAPKKKFQASFEDKLAKFMKDSEERLQVLKRSTEAKRGGRGSGRKAD from the coding sequence ATGCCGATAGAGTTGGGGAGCATCGTAGAGGGCGTTGTTACCGGTATTACCAATTTCGGTGCTTTTATTGAACTGCCTGGCGGTGCGACCGGACTTGTCCACATTTCGGAGATTGCCGAAGTTTATGTAAAAGATGTGCACGACTTTTTAAAAGCCGGCGACAAGGTAATGGTAAAGGTTATTTCGGTTGATCCAAAGGGTAAAATAGGGCTTTCCATCAAGCAGGCCAATCCTTCGGCACGCGCGCCCAAGAAAAAATTCCAGGCTTCCTTTGAGGATAAGCTGGCCAAGTTTATGAAGGATAGCGAAGAGCGGCTGCAGGTTTTAAAAAGGAGCACGGAAGCTAAAAGGGGAGGGCGCGGCTCAGGCCGGAAAGCAGATTAG
- a CDS encoding FtsB family cell division protein, producing MNASARILEETYLPRPEKMAPDSHTVRRKSKKLSKTKFPSLVFILVLGYLAVSFGAQFSKLTTMQKDVLSIQQEVEELKQRNMALRQELQAVQTDAYVEKTAREKLGLVKQGETRVLTVAPGTELQQLEVPSGPTPAAD from the coding sequence ATGAACGCGTCGGCAAGAATATTAGAGGAGACATACCTTCCCCGGCCGGAAAAGATGGCGCCGGATAGCCATACGGTCAGACGGAAATCTAAAAAACTCTCTAAAACGAAGTTCCCCTCCTTGGTTTTTATCCTGGTTCTGGGCTACCTGGCGGTCTCCTTCGGCGCCCAGTTCAGCAAGCTTACCACCATGCAGAAGGATGTGCTCAGCATTCAGCAGGAGGTGGAGGAACTCAAGCAGAGGAACATGGCTCTGCGTCAGGAACTGCAGGCTGTACAGACCGACGCCTATGTTGAAAAAACTGCCAGGGAGAAGCTGGGGCTGGTTAAGCAGGGTGAAACAAGGGTGCTGACGGTAGCTCCTGGGACAGAATTGCAACAGCTTGAGGTCCCATCCGGACCCACTCCCGCCGCAGACTAA